From Bradyrhizobium sp. sBnM-33:
CCCGAGCCCTGCTCGTAGACCCGCGCCGTCATCCCCTGTCCGCGCAAGCGGTGCAGCATATACATGCCGGCAAAGCCCGCGCCGACCACGACGACGTCGTAGGTCTCGGGCGATTTAGCGGTAACGGAAGACGTAGCGGACATAAAGGCGGGCTCCCTTTAAAGCTTATCTCTTGATTTAGTTGCCAGCATTCTCTCCGCAGCTTGAAAGCGCAAGATGCAAATCGGCGGCATGGCACTGCATATTTTGCGCGGTGGAATGTTCGCGCCGCATGGCGAGAAGCAAGGCCGCTTGGCATGCAAGCCTTCCATGGGCTAGCGTCTCGTGGAAAGCCGAGCAGCAACCACCGAATGCTGCCGCCGGGAGGAGCAACATGAAATCGCCGATCTGCGACATACTGGGAATCGAATTTCCGCTGCTCGCCTTCAGCCATTGCCGCGACGTGGTCGCCGCCGTCAGCCGCGCCGGCGGGTTTGGCGTATTGGGCGCGACCGCGCATTCGCCTGAAACCATCGAACAGGAACTGAAATGGATCGACGATCACACCGATGGCAAGCCCTACGGGCTCGACGTGCTGATTCCCGAAAACATGTCGACCGCGGGCGAAAAGGACGTCACCTGGAAGAGCCTGGAGGCGCGGATCTCGCCGCAGCATCGCGATTTCACCCGCAACCTCCTGAAGAAATACGGCGTCGAGCTGACGACGACCAATGTCGCCGACAACCAGCCGCAACCGTTTGACGCGCAGCGCGCGCTTGACGTGCTCGAGGTCTCGTTCCGCCATCCGATCAAGCTGATTGCCAACGCGCTTGGCGTGCCGCCAAAACAGATGATCGACATGGGCCGCCAGCATGACGTACCGGTGGCGGCGCTCATTGGTTCGAAAGAGCACGCGCTGCGGCAGGTCGCTGCCGGCGTTGATATTTTGGTTGCGCAAGGCACCGAGGCCGGCGGCCATTGCGGCGAGGTCTCGACCATGGTGCTGGTGCCCGAGGTGATCAAGGCGATCAAGCCGGTCCGCGACGTGCCGGTGCTTGCCGCCGGCGGCATCATGACCGGTAAGCAGATGGCGGCCTGCATGGCGATGGGCGCCGCCGGCGCCTGGACCGGGTCGGTGTGGCTGGCGACGGTGGAATCGGAGACCACCGAAATTTTCCGCGAGAAGATGATCGCGGCATCCTCGCGCGACGCGGTACGCTCCAAGGGCCGCACCGGCAAGCCGGCACGACAACTGCGCTCGGTGTGGACCGACGCGTGGGACCGCAGTCCCGACAGCCCCGGCGCATTGCCGATGCCGCTGCA
This genomic window contains:
- a CDS encoding nitronate monooxygenase, coding for MKSPICDILGIEFPLLAFSHCRDVVAAVSRAGGFGVLGATAHSPETIEQELKWIDDHTDGKPYGLDVLIPENMSTAGEKDVTWKSLEARISPQHRDFTRNLLKKYGVELTTTNVADNQPQPFDAQRALDVLEVSFRHPIKLIANALGVPPKQMIDMGRQHDVPVAALIGSKEHALRQVAAGVDILVAQGTEAGGHCGEVSTMVLVPEVIKAIKPVRDVPVLAAGGIMTGKQMAACMAMGAAGAWTGSVWLATVESETTEIFREKMIAASSRDAVRSKGRTGKPARQLRSVWTDAWDRSPDSPGALPMPLQSIVSRDAFNSIDRAAAAGNVQARDLVTYFVGQGVGLIDSVKSAGAVVQEFKKDFADAVEHMNMLMEE